Proteins encoded by one window of Flagellimonas lutaonensis:
- a CDS encoding F0F1 ATP synthase subunit epsilon yields MYLEIVSPEATLFAGEVDSVTVPGVNGEFQMLQNHAPVVSLLQEGKVKVQGDVTIEEGFEDKFSKGPNGETVLEISSGTVEMKDNKVIVLAD; encoded by the coding sequence ATGTATCTAGAAATCGTATCCCCAGAAGCGACCTTGTTCGCAGGTGAAGTTGACTCGGTGACCGTACCGGGCGTAAACGGTGAGTTTCAAATGTTGCAAAACCACGCACCCGTAGTTTCGCTTTTGCAAGAAGGGAAGGTCAAGGTGCAGGGCGATGTTACCATAGAAGAGGGGTTCGAAGATAAATTCTCAAAAGGCCCAAATGGTGAAACCGTATTGGAAATTTCAAGCGGTACGGTTGAGATGAAGGATAACAAAGTGATTGTTTTGGCTGATTAG
- a CDS encoding GNAT family N-acetyltransferase: MTASVGYKQASTDSELRQILHLQSCNLPENLAPEEKTREGFVTVKHNLELLRQMNAVCPHTLAVHNDKVIGYALSMHPSFGDTIPILKPMFPEIEKIGFSRNDFIVMGQICIAKAYRGRGVFRDLYKHMKQFLIPPFKQIITEVDVKNVRSLNAHFAIGFKEIHRYRSSTNEWVLISL; encoded by the coding sequence ATGACAGCTTCGGTAGGCTATAAACAAGCATCTACAGACTCAGAATTGAGGCAAATCTTGCATTTGCAGTCATGTAACCTTCCTGAAAATTTGGCGCCCGAGGAAAAGACCCGTGAAGGTTTTGTAACGGTTAAACACAACCTAGAATTGTTACGGCAGATGAACGCTGTATGCCCGCACACCCTTGCGGTACACAACGACAAGGTAATCGGCTACGCCCTATCGATGCACCCCAGCTTTGGCGACACCATTCCCATACTGAAACCAATGTTCCCCGAGATTGAGAAAATTGGGTTTTCCAGAAATGATTTTATCGTAATGGGCCAAATCTGTATCGCAAAGGCATATAGAGGCCGTGGTGTTTTCCGGGACCTTTACAAGCATATGAAACAATTTCTGATTCCCCCATTTAAACAGATAATCACTGAAGTGGATGTCAAAAACGTACGATCGCTCAATGCACACTTTGCAATTGGTTTCAAAGAAATTCACCGATACCGGTCATCAACCAATGAATGGGTTCTAATCAGTTTGTAA
- a CDS encoding aminotransferase class I/II-fold pyridoxal phosphate-dependent enzyme yields the protein MPNFPKKLRQRLEKRKNENALRKLSNYKDLVDFSSNDYLGLAREKKIQRQAEGMMLESACSNGATGSRLLTGHYPLLEELEAVLAHFHKAQTALVFNSGYDANLGFFSSVPQRNDIVLYDELSHASIRDGIALGNAKSYKFKHNDLKDLNEKIAMSLRAQSRSEDSEIYVVTESVFSMDGDSPDLGAMADYCAKHKLCLIVDEAHAVGVLGQGRGLVAELDLEEKVFARLVTFGKALGCHGAAILGANGLKTYLINFARSLIYTTALPPHTTASIIAAYKLLDAPEGKEKRERLYNLIQRFRSIVSEYGLQDLFLSSDSAIQVAVLGGNKRVRHCAEILMQNGFDVRPILAPTVAKGYERLRICLHDYNTRQEIRTVLELISKFGNG from the coding sequence ATGCCCAATTTCCCAAAAAAACTAAGGCAAAGGCTTGAAAAGCGCAAAAATGAAAATGCTCTTCGTAAGCTGTCAAATTATAAAGACTTGGTCGATTTTTCGTCCAACGATTATCTCGGACTGGCGCGGGAAAAGAAAATACAGAGGCAGGCCGAGGGTATGATGCTTGAAAGCGCTTGTTCCAATGGTGCCACAGGCTCGAGATTGTTGACAGGCCATTACCCCTTGCTGGAGGAACTTGAAGCGGTTTTAGCACATTTTCACAAGGCTCAAACCGCCCTGGTGTTCAATTCAGGATATGACGCCAATCTTGGCTTTTTCTCCTCGGTGCCGCAGCGGAACGATATTGTTCTATACGACGAGCTTTCACATGCCAGTATTCGAGATGGTATTGCTTTAGGAAATGCCAAAAGCTACAAATTCAAACACAACGACCTGAAAGATTTAAATGAGAAGATAGCCATGTCCCTTCGAGCTCAGTCGAGAAGCGAGGACAGTGAAATCTATGTGGTCACTGAGTCAGTCTTTTCGATGGATGGCGATTCACCAGACCTAGGGGCAATGGCAGACTATTGTGCCAAACACAAACTGTGCCTGATTGTTGACGAGGCCCATGCAGTGGGGGTATTGGGCCAAGGCAGAGGATTGGTGGCCGAATTGGACCTAGAAGAGAAAGTCTTTGCCCGATTGGTGACCTTTGGCAAAGCTTTGGGCTGCCATGGTGCTGCCATTTTGGGTGCAAATGGGCTAAAGACCTATTTGATAAACTTTGCGCGAAGCCTTATCTATACGACTGCCCTACCGCCCCATACAACAGCCTCAATAATAGCAGCCTATAAACTGTTGGACGCGCCTGAGGGAAAAGAAAAACGAGAACGTCTTTATAATCTGATACAGCGCTTTAGGTCAATCGTGTCCGAATATGGATTGCAAGATTTATTTTTGTCAAGCGATTCGGCCATTCAAGTTGCCGTTTTGGGTGGAAACAAAAGGGTGAGGCACTGTGCAGAAATTTTAATGCAGAACGGATTTGATGTGAGGCCCATCCTGGCCCCGACGGTTGCCAAGGGGTATGAGCGGCTACGGATCTGCCTGCATGATTATAATACAAGGCAAGAAATAAGAACAGTATTGGAATTGATTTCAAAATTTGGCAATGGGTAA